A window of Streptomyces gilvosporeus contains these coding sequences:
- a CDS encoding phosphatase PAP2 family protein: MISWQVAGAGPLRAADERVGSALAGSAIPQGLAEFFADLGNTAVALPVVLVVAAWAAWRVGRGRRRPPRDAEPGAPVRWWLPSLAAALTLGVLPALVVPLKLWFARPGPPQMGAGAHEGFYPSGHGATAAVAYGLATLLVIRAGAGRRRGRGLLVAGMALLNAGVGLGLVRRGYHWPLDVLGSWCLAGVLLAVWWAVCAGWTGDDAPSGGDAPAGDEAPAGGDAPRTP, from the coding sequence GTGATCAGTTGGCAGGTGGCCGGTGCGGGGCCGCTGCGCGCGGCCGATGAGCGGGTGGGAAGCGCCCTCGCGGGCAGCGCGATTCCCCAGGGGCTCGCGGAGTTCTTCGCCGATCTCGGCAATACGGCCGTCGCACTGCCGGTGGTGCTGGTGGTGGCGGCGTGGGCGGCCTGGCGGGTGGGGCGCGGGCGTCGGCGGCCGCCGCGGGATGCGGAGCCCGGCGCTCCGGTGCGGTGGTGGCTGCCGTCGCTCGCCGCCGCGCTGACCCTGGGTGTGCTGCCCGCGCTGGTCGTCCCGCTCAAGCTGTGGTTCGCCCGGCCGGGGCCGCCGCAGATGGGCGCGGGTGCGCACGAGGGCTTCTATCCCTCGGGGCACGGCGCCACGGCGGCGGTCGCCTACGGGCTGGCCACACTGCTGGTGATCCGGGCGGGAGCGGGACGACGCCGCGGCCGGGGGCTGCTGGTGGCGGGGATGGCCCTGCTCAACGCGGGTGTCGGGCTCGGGCTCGTGCGCCGGGGGTACCACTGGCCGCTGGATGTGCTGGGCAGTTGGTGTCTGGCCGGGGTGCTGCTGGCGGTGTGGTGGGCGGTGTGCGCAGGGTGGACGGGGGACGACGCGCCATCAGGGGGCGACGCGCCGGCGGGGGACGAGGCGCCAGCGGGGGGCGACGCGCCTCGGACTCCGTAG
- the gabT gene encoding 4-aminobutyrate--2-oxoglutarate transaminase → MTELSGGPALPQERRVVTAIPGPKSQELWARKQETVAAGVGAVLPVFVKRAGGGVLEDVDGNSLIDFGSGIAVTSVGNSAEAVVRRAAAQLADFTHTCAMVTPYEPYIEVCEALAELTPGDHKKKSALFNSGAEAVENAVKIARAYTKRQAVVVFDHGYHGRTNLTMALTSKNMPYKHGFGPFAPEVYRMPLAYPYRWLTGPENCAQEAADQAISQITKQVGAENVAAIIIEPVLGEGGFIEPAKGFLPAIANFAKENGIVFVADEIQSGFCRTGQWFACEDEGIVPDLITTAKGIAGGLPLAAVTGRAEIMDAAHAGGLGGTYGGNPVACAAALGAIETARELDLNGKAKHIEQVMKARLVAMQEKFDIIGEVRGRGAMIAIELVKSGSKEPNPEATGALAKACHQEGLLVLTTGTYGNVLRFLPPLVIGEDLLNEGLDIIEAAFAQL, encoded by the coding sequence ATGACCGAACTGTCCGGAGGCCCGGCCCTCCCCCAGGAGCGTCGCGTCGTCACCGCGATCCCCGGCCCGAAGTCGCAGGAGCTGTGGGCCCGTAAGCAGGAGACCGTGGCCGCTGGTGTCGGTGCGGTGCTGCCCGTGTTCGTCAAGCGCGCCGGCGGCGGTGTCCTGGAGGACGTGGACGGCAACTCGCTGATCGACTTCGGTTCCGGTATCGCGGTGACCTCAGTCGGCAACAGCGCCGAGGCCGTGGTGCGCCGCGCCGCCGCGCAGCTGGCCGACTTCACCCACACCTGTGCGATGGTCACGCCGTACGAGCCGTACATCGAGGTCTGTGAGGCGCTGGCCGAGCTGACCCCGGGCGACCACAAGAAGAAGTCGGCGCTGTTCAACTCCGGTGCGGAGGCCGTGGAGAACGCGGTCAAGATCGCGCGGGCGTACACCAAGCGGCAGGCCGTGGTGGTCTTCGACCACGGCTACCACGGCCGGACGAACCTGACGATGGCGCTGACCTCGAAGAACATGCCGTACAAGCACGGCTTCGGGCCGTTCGCGCCCGAGGTCTACCGGATGCCGCTGGCCTACCCCTACCGCTGGCTGACCGGCCCGGAGAACTGTGCGCAGGAGGCCGCCGACCAGGCCATCTCGCAGATCACCAAGCAGGTCGGCGCGGAGAACGTCGCGGCGATCATCATCGAGCCGGTGCTCGGCGAGGGCGGTTTCATCGAGCCGGCCAAGGGCTTCCTCCCGGCGATCGCGAACTTCGCCAAGGAGAACGGGATCGTCTTCGTCGCCGACGAGATCCAGTCGGGCTTCTGCCGTACGGGCCAGTGGTTCGCGTGTGAGGACGAGGGGATCGTTCCCGATCTCATCACGACGGCGAAGGGCATTGCGGGCGGTCTGCCGCTGGCCGCGGTCACCGGCCGCGCGGAGATCATGGACGCCGCGCACGCGGGCGGCCTGGGCGGCACCTACGGCGGTAACCCGGTGGCCTGCGCCGCCGCGCTCGGCGCCATCGAGACCGCGCGCGAGCTGGACCTCAACGGCAAGGCCAAGCACATCGAGCAGGTCATGAAGGCCCGCCTCGTCGCGATGCAGGAGAAGTTCGACATCATCGGCGAGGTCCGCGGCCGCGGCGCGATGATCGCGATCGAGCTGGTCAAGTCCGGTTCCAAGGAGCCCAACCCGGAGGCCACCGGCGCGCTCGCCAAGGCCTGCCACCAGGAGGGCCTGCTGGTCCTGACGACCGGTACGTACGGCAACGTGCTGCGCTTCCTGCCGCCGTTGGTGATCGGCGAGGACCTGCTGAACGAGGGCCTGGACATCATCGAGGCGGCGTTCGCCCAGCTCTGA